GggtgaagtaaaaaaaaaattgggggtgaaattaaattaaatatttttatgatagtaaaaatataatttttccattttaatatcatatattttatactttttagaggattaaattaaaattttatcatttttaggagggaaagtgtaattttaccattactaatttaaaattttataaattataaaaggtctaaataaaaaaaatttccattttaggggggccggGGCCCTTGCTAGGCCTTCTTAGATTCGCGGCTaacctttttgatgcattttaaaaGCCAAAGTACCCAATTGGGTGAAATAAAAAATAGGAGCTTAATTGCTTTTCTTGAAAAATTTGAATGCCTTTTTTTATTTATGGATTTTGATAATTTAAgtactaaattgagtgaaaaataaaataaaataaaaacttaattattactatttataagTTGAGAACTTTTAACGCCATTAACGGATAATAAATAATTTGTTAGGTGAAATGAATTAGTGAAATGAAGATAGTGTAAACATAGATGTGGCATCATATTAATTAAAATGAAAGTGGAGTGGGGTTTGGGAATTGCCATGAAATTGCATTGTCTTTCGCCACATCATTTGGCTTTGGTAGCGTCTAAACTCATTTCCTCCTTTATATCATACTTACATATTTTAATCTTCAATTCAACTCAATCAATATTCTTCTTCACATCTTCTACTACTACTTATTAACTACCATTATATTTAAGGCAACCATATTCTATAAATATCCATTATTTAAAATGGAATAATgtgttttttcttttaattatttctacAAATTATGTATGTCTAGATTTATCAATTAAACCTTTTCCACTCAATTAAACTTCTAAACTAacaaaattaatcaaataaattttttaattagtgTTGAATGTAAACGGAAgaattaaaaacaatatattgAACCAATACATACTAATATCACAAGGGAACATCCACGTATAGAAACAACCTTAAACCTGATTGGCACAATCTCTCGTTTATCAACTTGGCCTACTTGCTGAATTTTATAGTAGTGCCTTAACAATTCTTGGCTATTCATTCTAGAACTAGAGTTCCAACTTTCGAGGTAGTAGTGATAagttattatttaagtaaattctTTGCAAGTGTATTCTTACTGTGGGTGTGTAAGTACTAATTTTTCAATTGTATATTCCTAAAAAAAAATGCGAAAGTTGGCCCAATTTTCATCTGCCTGCTTACCCTTAGGGACTTCAAAACAAAACAGAAGAAGAGCAATACGGTGTGATAAAATTCAACTGGGaatgcttttttttctttttctttttctttttttctatttttgataaTTGAGGGCGACGATTGAGATTATTTAGGATTAAATCCAAATTCCTATACGTTGTCACAAAGCTAATAGGTTGATGGGCATGTTTTACTACTAAATTGTTGTTGGCATATATAATAACAGGTCATCGACCCAATGGGTTCCACTGCGGCTAGGCTCTTGAAAGAACATGAGAGGCTCATAGGAACCCCAACTGAACTATAGAATGGGCCTAAATGGAAGTCTGAAAAAGCTTTAGAAGAGTTCCGGCTCTCCCCACAAATAATAAGCAGAAGACAAGGTTGAgttttattcttttatatttttctatcaAATATTATGAGTATGatgtttatttctttaaattttttatattcagACAAATATAAAATAGTGATGTTGAAATttgtgcatgtatatatatattttatgtataaatattttaattaaataacaaaatttcCATCTTTAATATCTTTTTCCTCCATATTAAGTAAAACCTAAAAGTATCATCTTTAGAGAAGAAAATATCTAGGCTTCCTCGTAGAATATGGtttaaattaattgaattgacaactaaaaacttattaggaataaatattttgaacaaacaaaattatgatttatgtgaaatgttattttggttaacatgatgatgataataatagaGAAAAGAAGAGTGCGAAAAAGACAGGTTCTAATGGACATTAAATTCATACTTGGAAGGCAATTAATATTGATTACAAGAAAATTGAAGTTGGAGAATatagggaaaaaggaaaatgcCGGCGGATATGCAGTTGGAAGCGTCGGACGTGGAACACAAAAGCAGCCCCAATTTGGGAAGAGAATCCTCATTGggtgagaaaaagaaaaagaagtggGCCCGAGAATCCACTAGACTCAAGACAAAGACGCATTCATCACCGACGCTAAACCAAAAGCCAATTAGCGTCTAATGCCTTTCCTCTCCTTATCCACTCACTTTAGATTTGCACAAATTCGATGCCGTTTCACTTCCCTTTTATTCTTTGCTGCCTGCCCACTCACCCACCCACCCTCGTCTTTCCTACTCACTCATACTCCAATTAATGGTATAAAAAAACTGAATCACGAGGATTATTGAATGAAGGGCTCAACACTTTTGATCATGGGTCAAAATATATAGATGAGCAGGTTTGGGTTCACGGAAGGGCCGTGGATTTCGTGATTTCAACACTTGTTGGACCCCCCCTGTGGGTCCTCCTCCCTCTCTCACTTGCATCATTATAAACCTCATtaacatttttctttttaaagtttCTAGGATTTAGGTTTGAATTTGACTAGTTTGCATTCACAAGgaacaaatatttatttatttatgaaattcAAGATTTTGAGGgccaaataaaatataaaaaaagttgAAACTAAACCTAAAATCTTGCCATTTCAGCACCTCAAATTGAATCTATTTTCCGGAAAAGACATGATGTTTATGAATAAAAAGTACAGCGTCGGCCCAACTCAACCAAAAGCACTATATGTACTTCAAACCTAATATAACTTCACATGGCGCATGTATGTATGTACTCACACTGTTTGTCTTATTTTAATGCTAAACTAAAAGCATGGCGTTGGATACTGATATAAAAAGATATTGAGCGAAGACTCTGAAATAGTGCAGATTACAAAAAGAATGAAACAGAGTATTCTCATTCTCTGTTTTCTCCTGTTTTCATAATACTAATAATTACCACCTTTGGTTttgatacatatatatttattttatatttttgagtgcTGGAAGGAATCAGATGGCCAAAACCGAAGTGTTGAGTTCCGATCCAACGCTGAGAGCGAGAGTGAGAGCGGCGGAATTGAAGAAAGAATTGCAGAGGCTGGTTAAGACTATTGTCGATGATGAGGATTGCAGCGTCCAGACCATCAATCAAGCGAAACATGCTCTTTGTGCTTTGAGAGAGCTTAAGTTCAATACACGATCGTCGGCGACCACTATGACGTCGTCCTTGAAGTTACATGAACCGCTGCCTTGTCCTCAAAAGTTTATATGTCCTCTTTCTAAAAAGCTTATGAGAGATCCCGTTGTTTTATCTTCTGGTCAGGTATGAAGCCTAATTCATTCTTTTAATTTCCATCTTTTATCTGAAAAATAAACTCTGATGTTTATCCTTTGTTCTGGGTCTGGATCCTTGTTTTGTTTGATCTGCAGACATATGAAAGACCCTTCATCGAGAAATGGCTGAAAGCAGGCAATCGGACTTGCCCTCAAACCCAACAAGTTCTTTCCCACACAGTTTTAACTCCGAATCACCTTGTGAGTGAAATGATATCGCAATGGTGTAAGAGTCAAGGAATTGAATTGCCGGACCCAGTTCAGAACCGTATACAGGAGGGTGTCACCGAAGCAGAGCGTCACCATTTCTTTTCTTTGCTAGATAAGTTGTCGGCCGCAGCGCTTCCTCAACAGAAGGAAGCGGTGAAGGAGCTGCGGTTGTTGACGAAGAACATGCCTTCGTTCCGCTCCCTTTTTGGGGAATCCGTGGACACCATTCCGCAACTGCTCACCCCACTCTCAGGAACTAAATCCCGCAGTGGTGTTCTTCACACTGATCTCCAGGAAGATGTGATTACGACGCTGTTGAACCTTTCAATCCATGACAGCAACAAGAAACTTGTTGCCGAAACTCCAAAGGTTATCCCTCTTCTTATGGAAGCTCTGAGATTTGGGACTATCGAAACAAAAAGCAATGCAGCTGCTGCCATTTTCACCTTATCTGCTCTTGATTCTAACAAGACGCTTATAGGCAAATCAGGTGCTTTAAAGCCTCTCATTGACCTTCTAGACGAAGGGCATCCATTAGCAATGAAAGATGTTGCTTCTGCAATATTTAACCTATGCATTATGCATGAGAATAAAGCAAGAGCTGTAAGGGATGGTGCAGTAAGTGTCATTTTGAAAAAGATCATGGATGGTGTGCTTGTAAATGAGTTATTGGCTATCCTTGCAATGCTTTCGACTCATCAAAGGGCTGTTGAAGAAATGGGGGAGCTGGGGGCTGTTCCTTGCTTGATTCGCATTGTAAGGGAAAGCACTTGTGAACGAAACAAGGAAAATTGCATTGCGATCCTCCACACTGTATGCCTTAATGATCGAACCAAATTGAAGGCACTAAGGGAAGAAGAAAATATCCATGGAACAATATCTAAGCTTGCTCTAGATGGAACAAGTAGAGCCAAGAGAAAGGCTAGTGGCATCCTTGACCGATTGAGAAAGGGTGTTAATATTCCTCATACCGCATGAGCCATGCATCATAATCTGTAAATTCTGTTACCAAAATCCTGGTGATCGCAGCAGCTTATATCATAACCACATTTTAATACTTTCTGAATATCAAATAAAAAATTGCACTTGGATTTGCCAAATCCTTTTTTTTGACTTTATCCATCACATTTTTAATGGAATAATTACAATTTAACCTGTGATTCACATTCTTTTATCATAACCACTCTTGACAATAATAAAATAGCTTCAATTTGATTTTTcaaaccttttattattattatatataatagaaaattaaaaatatataataatggcCTAAAGCAAAATGAAGATGATGCATGGTCTTCGGTCTTTTCCTTGGACCATTCATGACAAAAAAATATTGAAAACAATAAGAATCAGAATGGATGCCCACGGCCGAACTCAATATCATTTTAACTTTGAAGACAACCGACTTGGCCGCCTTCCATAACTTTATATAAAATACTCCATATATATACCCACATGTCAAGCTCTACCTAACACAAATTATAGCATGGCAGCCTTCCAATATTCCTAACAAAGAGCCAACAAGCCTCTCAGGAGCAATGTAAAATATGTAAGTTTCTTTCTAATGCCATTGAATAGAACCCATACATGGTATCTGTTAACAGTTAATTGTTGTGAGAATTAACTGTACAATTTCAATGGATCACAAGGCCCTGACCATTGACATGCAGTGGTAAATGGCATGGTGGGATGGCCTTACACACTGAAGCATCCAAAAAAATGAACTATGCCCAACATGACAAAAGTACGCCAAACAAAAAGGCAGACACCAACCGATGACTTCATGCTCTTCATTGCTCTGCTAAGTCATTGAATGTCCAGCAAAACATACAAGTTTTCAAAACCTTTAGTTTGTGTTGTATGCCCAACCATGTCCATCTAAATATGCCTGGACTGCTTCCTTTATCGCTAAGTTAGGTACAAGCTGGGAGTGATCGAGCGGTTCACGTGTAACTGGATCGAACTTACCGACCTGATTTCCAGTAAGTCAATGGTTAATGTTGGTGTGAAAAAGAAAAGATACCTAAACCTAAACATTTCAATATTCACCTTCTGAAGATGATGAAAGATCACTGTTCTTTCATATGAAACTCCACTTGGAGTAATGACAGGATCACAGAGAATATCAAGTGTGATTTTACAACACAAGTAATCCGGCACCTGAAATTATCTAATGATGTCTCCACAAgaataaaaaaagaataaaaaaagagaaagaaaaagaaacaaaatatatgcaataaataAAACACAGGTTCTTACCTCACCAGGGATGTCAGCTTCACCAGCTTCCTTAAACACTCGACTCAGGACCTCCAGTTGCTTCATATGGGAAATAATAGCTTCATCTGAAAAACTTCCTGGATGAGAATCATCAAGAAAATGTTTCTCTTTAAGTGCAGTTTCACAAGCCTCCCTGCAAATTAGAGGAATGAATTGCATCAACCAACATTAGAACCAATTCTGCATCAAATAATCAATTCCCCTTGAACCAAATGTTTAAACTCACAGGGGTGACGTACTTCAAACTTTGCAATTCCCATGAACGCTTGGAAGATGCATGCTCCCATTGCAGGTACTTCGCTTTTGCAAGCTCTTGCCAAATCTCATCTATCATATAACCCTTTGGATTTGCTCCGCTTCCAAGATCCAATGCCTTCAAAACCAAATTAAGTCTTTAAAATGAATATGCTGCTAGGAGAATCAGAACAAAAATTCCGCTGAATACAAGTTTCTCTAGTCCAAAAATCGTATTCCTGTAGGATTTACATATCACGATGGCAAGCAAACCCTATATTCCAGGCAAAAGTAACTCCAAAATAAGCACAGCTCAAAAATGAATTTCAAGTGAAAGTTGTAAACTCTAAAATTCTGCATTGAAGCATCTCAAACATTATCGTTCATAACCCTGATATGCTAATGCCTAGTTCAATAGCATAAAGCTTATAATGCATTTAATACCATCAATAATCACAAAAGTAAATCCTAAATCAGACTAGAGGAACAAGTTCATACATCTAGTATACACAAGTTATTGTGAAAGCTGTTCAAAATAGGCATATAGACCCTAATAATAGTCCGGTTTGATATTAAGAAATGCTTCTGCTGGAATTAGTTCATTCCTTTTGGACTGTAAAAGTACATATATGTGAGGACCTTGCGACTGACTTGCCAGTGTATGAAAAGAAAATAACAGCAACATCaataatatattttgtctttAACAATCTTAACTACAAGAGAATAAAGTAAAGCACTAAATTACTTGA
This is a stretch of genomic DNA from Gossypium arboreum isolate Shixiya-1 chromosome 11, ASM2569848v2, whole genome shotgun sequence. It encodes these proteins:
- the LOC108470429 gene encoding U-box domain-containing protein 9-like, producing the protein MAKTEVLSSDPTLRARVRAAELKKELQRLVKTIVDDEDCSVQTINQAKHALCALRELKFNTRSSATTMTSSLKLHEPLPCPQKFICPLSKKLMRDPVVLSSGQTYERPFIEKWLKAGNRTCPQTQQVLSHTVLTPNHLVSEMISQWCKSQGIELPDPVQNRIQEGVTEAERHHFFSLLDKLSAAALPQQKEAVKELRLLTKNMPSFRSLFGESVDTIPQLLTPLSGTKSRSGVLHTDLQEDVITTLLNLSIHDSNKKLVAETPKVIPLLMEALRFGTIETKSNAAAAIFTLSALDSNKTLIGKSGALKPLIDLLDEGHPLAMKDVASAIFNLCIMHENKARAVRDGAVSVILKKIMDGVLVNELLAILAMLSTHQRAVEEMGELGAVPCLIRIVRESTCERNKENCIAILHTVCLNDRTKLKALREEENIHGTISKLALDGTSRAKRKASGILDRLRKGVNIPHTA
- the LOC108470431 gene encoding E3 ubiquitin-protein ligase CHIP-like isoform X1, translating into MRPHSVSSAAAKQAELLRIVGNNCFKHGHLGAAIDAYTEAITLCPDVAVYWTNRALCHRRKNDWLKVEKDCRRAIQLDNSSVKAHCTLGLALLQKQELDEGVNELQKALDLGSGANPKGYMIDEIWQELAKAKYLQWEHASSKRSWELQSLKEACETALKEKHFLDDSHPGSFSDEAIISHMKQLEVLSRVFKEAGEADIPGEVPDYLCCKITLDILCDPVITPSGVSYERTVIFHHLQKVGKFDPVTREPLDHSQLVPNLAIKEAVQAYLDGHGWAYNTN
- the LOC108470431 gene encoding E3 ubiquitin-protein ligase CHIP-like isoform X2 — encoded protein: MLILRRLLYALMLLYIGRTALFAIAGRSIDWLKVEKDCRRAIQLDNSSVKAHCTLGLALLQKQELDEGVNELQKALDLGSGANPKGYMIDEIWQELAKAKYLQWEHASSKRSWELQSLKEACETALKEKHFLDDSHPGSFSDEAIISHMKQLEVLSRVFKEAGEADIPGEVPDYLCCKITLDILCDPVITPSGVSYERTVIFHHLQKVGKFDPVTREPLDHSQLVPNLAIKEAVQAYLDGHGWAYNTN